One genomic segment of Cardinium endosymbiont of Philonthus spinipes includes these proteins:
- a CDS encoding Rpn family recombination-promoting nuclease/putative transposase: MTKKKDKKKNNKDAVHQPHDKFFRRTFSKKEVALALLEARLPKTIFNQIDQESFRLANKDFVSDMGKNRDSDCIFQALIKHTKSYIYCVIEHQSEEDSLMLLRFLEYNTLLMRQHITEYGTASLPAIINICLYNGNKPYKGLTNLHKLFPTLDPVKDYMFQGFHLVDLNITADDELLSWKEAAGATMILKQGIYRDFCEWLPDHQELLLDLEKKGYIPYISDIIWYILSIDDHTNALELMHPKLKEIAMSVAERLRQEGEKMGLEKGMRLGEEKGKLEEKRGIAKMMLESGESIDKIIRFTGLSSSQIQDLV; encoded by the coding sequence ATGACTAAGAAAAAAGACAAGAAAAAGAATAACAAGGATGCAGTGCATCAGCCTCATGATAAGTTTTTTAGGCGCACTTTTAGCAAGAAAGAAGTGGCATTAGCATTACTAGAAGCCAGGTTGCCAAAAACTATTTTCAACCAAATAGATCAAGAGAGTTTTAGATTGGCTAATAAAGATTTTGTTAGCGATATGGGTAAAAATAGGGACAGTGACTGTATTTTTCAAGCCCTTATTAAGCACACAAAGAGCTACATCTATTGCGTAATAGAGCATCAGTCTGAGGAAGATTCTTTAATGTTACTACGCTTTTTAGAATACAATACCCTGCTTATGCGTCAACATATAACTGAATATGGAACCGCATCTTTACCAGCTATCATCAACATCTGTTTATACAACGGCAATAAGCCCTATAAAGGGCTTACCAACTTGCATAAGCTATTTCCTACCCTAGATCCAGTAAAGGACTATATGTTTCAAGGTTTTCACTTAGTAGATCTGAACATTACTGCAGACGATGAACTACTCTCTTGGAAAGAGGCAGCCGGGGCTACTATGATACTCAAACAAGGCATCTATCGCGACTTTTGTGAATGGTTGCCTGACCACCAAGAACTATTACTTGATCTGGAAAAAAAAGGTTATATTCCTTATATTAGTGATATAATTTGGTATATTTTATCAATAGATGATCATACCAATGCACTAGAATTAATGCATCCAAAATTAAAAGAAATCGCCATGTCAGTAGCTGAAAGACTAAGACAAGAAGGAGAGAAAATGGGTCTCGAAAAAGGTATGCGCCTAGGTGAAGAAAAAGGTAAGCTAGAAGAGAAGCGAGGAATAGCTAAAATGATGCTTGAATCAGGCGAATCAATAGATAAGATCATTCGTTTCACCGGTTTATCTTCTTCTCAGATTCAAGACCTTGTATAG
- the ychF gene encoding redox-regulated ATPase YchF — MALRCGLVGLPNVGKSMLFNGLSNGNAASANFPFCTIEPNVGVVAVPDSRMQLLATLADSKNIIPTAIEFVDIAGLVKDAHQGEGLGNKFLNHIREVDAIVHVIRCFEDEDVVHVAGSVDPVFDKQIIDHELRCKDIDTLTKRLEKIEKLAKQGPKAQQHTYELLNLFLTALKQGRDARAIPVAAADQPLIDEWQLLTSKPVIYFANVDEATILGSANPHLAALKEVTENSKMIIGSTALEAQINALNGEEKDFFLKEYNLMESALDKLIQSAYSLLDLITYFTVGPQEVRAWTIQNGTKAPQAAGVIHTDFQRGFIKAEVISFEDYKTYKSESGCREAGKLRIEGKEYLVQDGDVMLFRFNV, encoded by the coding sequence ATGGCTTTAAGATGTGGCCTTGTTGGTTTGCCCAATGTGGGCAAATCCATGTTATTTAACGGCTTATCCAATGGCAATGCGGCCTCTGCCAATTTCCCTTTTTGTACCATAGAGCCTAATGTAGGTGTAGTAGCTGTACCAGATTCACGTATGCAACTGCTTGCCACATTGGCAGATTCTAAAAACATCATACCTACTGCTATAGAGTTTGTAGATATAGCTGGGTTGGTCAAGGATGCCCATCAAGGAGAGGGGCTGGGTAATAAGTTCCTGAACCATATTCGAGAAGTAGATGCGATTGTACATGTAATCAGGTGTTTTGAAGATGAGGATGTCGTACATGTGGCGGGTAGTGTAGACCCTGTTTTTGACAAACAAATCATTGATCATGAGCTACGGTGTAAGGATATCGATACCTTAACCAAAAGGTTAGAGAAAATAGAGAAGCTGGCCAAACAGGGTCCCAAAGCGCAGCAACATACCTACGAACTCTTGAATCTATTTTTAACAGCACTCAAACAGGGACGTGATGCACGCGCCATTCCAGTAGCAGCAGCAGATCAACCACTGATAGATGAGTGGCAGTTATTAACCTCAAAACCAGTTATTTATTTTGCCAATGTAGATGAAGCAACCATACTTGGAAGCGCCAATCCTCACTTGGCTGCACTGAAAGAAGTTACAGAAAATAGCAAAATGATTATTGGCTCTACTGCATTGGAAGCACAAATCAATGCATTAAATGGTGAGGAGAAGGATTTTTTCTTAAAGGAGTATAACCTGATGGAGTCTGCATTAGACAAGTTGATTCAATCGGCTTATTCCTTGCTTGATCTGATTACTTATTTTACGGTAGGCCCACAAGAAGTTCGGGCATGGACTATTCAAAATGGCACCAAAGCCCCTCAAGCAGCCGGAGTTATTCATACAGACTTTCAACGAGGATTTATTAAAGCAGAGGTTATTTCTTTTGAGGACTATAAGACCTACAAAAGTGAAAGTGGCTGTCGTGAAGCAGGAAAGCTGCGTATAGAAGGTAAAGAGTATCTTGTGCAAGATGGGGATGTCATGCTTTTTCGTTTTAATGTATAG
- a CDS encoding 4Fe-4S dicluster domain-containing protein encodes MALRITEACINCGACAVECPNTAIYEGGTDWQWAEGTQLKTVEAKGEILDATLPQAPYADDTFYIVTDKCTECVGFHEEPQCAAVCPVDCCVLDLDHPESKEALLAKKQFLHKTF; translated from the coding sequence ATGGCCTTACGGATAACAGAAGCATGTATCAATTGTGGTGCGTGCGCGGTGGAATGCCCCAATACTGCAATATATGAGGGTGGAACAGATTGGCAGTGGGCTGAAGGTACACAATTGAAAACAGTAGAGGCAAAAGGGGAAATATTGGATGCAACCTTGCCACAAGCACCTTATGCAGATGACACGTTTTATATTGTTACAGATAAATGCACCGAATGTGTAGGCTTTCATGAAGAGCCACAATGTGCAGCAGTTTGCCCGGTAGATTGTTGTGTATTGGACCTAGATCACCCAGAATCAAAAGAAGCATTGCTAGCAAAAAAGCAATTTTTACATAAGACCTTCTGA
- the pheT gene encoding phenylalanine--tRNA ligase subunit beta, translating to MKISLNWLKSYINLSVKAADLAPLLTQRGLEVAHIYPTIKGGLEGLIIGEIRSCLPHPNADRLKQTLVDIGTGSPCTIVCGASNVAVGQKVVVAPVGSTIYHYVDQSPFEIKKAKIRGVLSEGMICAEDEIGIGPAHDGILVLDTTLPAGTPAKDYFKDLLDEILEIEITPNRADACSHLGIARELKAILHLPTTPPSIKAFHPLPSATPLKIGNIDGRRCPRYTGLLLKNISIQPSPEWLRTRLSNIGVKPINNVVDVTNFVLHELGQPLHAFDYDTIVDKSLSVQLCPSATLFTGLDGIERRLAGHELMICDGVGPIAMAGILGGNRTRITDTTQHIFIESGYFNPAAIRHAAQHHNLKTDASFRFERGTDPNLPLYALKRAVLLLQELLPSAQACQVIEYYPTPLEHFTIPIAYADINRCLGTTIDPVLIKQIITDLEIDIEAETDKGFTAKVPPYRVDVTRKADLVEEIARIYGYDRIPNRLTAPYLSPENKLDKTYKVVEEISKVLVANGYYEIYTNSLTKEAYGAIAPTYKAIPILNPLSGSTNILRPTLLFSGLEVIAYNLARRQYDLKLFEWGTIYSQDHTSYKEEKRLALWLTGQIESPNWVRQLGAVTLQNVRTTIEQLVQKLGIMALSYRPATHPFYTQGVQGLYKGEVVMTFGQVQPSIIDDFSLEQSVFFADISWSHLLKASRFDKIYEPISKFPAVKRDLSLIVDKAVLFQNIKELILKQRHKHIQEIHLFDVYEGPHLPADKKSYAIRFTLQDKEKTLDDKRIDQIMHQLIQTFEGDLNGIIRR from the coding sequence ATGAAAATATCATTAAATTGGCTCAAGTCCTATATCAACCTTTCTGTAAAGGCTGCTGATTTGGCTCCTCTTTTAACCCAACGAGGCTTAGAAGTAGCCCACATCTATCCTACTATTAAAGGTGGTTTAGAGGGACTTATAATAGGTGAGATACGCTCTTGCCTACCCCATCCTAACGCAGATAGGTTAAAGCAAACCTTAGTAGATATTGGAACAGGTAGTCCATGTACGATTGTTTGTGGTGCGTCTAATGTAGCAGTTGGGCAAAAAGTAGTGGTTGCACCAGTAGGCAGCACCATCTATCATTATGTCGATCAATCCCCTTTTGAAATTAAAAAAGCTAAAATTAGGGGAGTATTATCTGAAGGAATGATTTGTGCAGAAGATGAGATTGGCATTGGTCCAGCACATGATGGCATTCTAGTATTGGACACTACATTACCTGCTGGAACCCCTGCTAAGGACTACTTCAAAGATCTATTAGATGAGATCTTAGAAATTGAGATTACACCCAATAGAGCAGATGCCTGTTCACACCTAGGTATAGCCAGGGAGCTTAAAGCCATTTTGCATCTTCCCACTACGCCACCTTCCATTAAGGCCTTTCATCCCCTACCATCTGCCACTCCATTAAAAATAGGCAACATAGATGGCAGACGATGTCCCCGCTATACTGGGCTATTGCTTAAAAACATTTCCATTCAGCCTTCTCCCGAATGGCTGCGCACCAGGTTATCGAACATTGGCGTCAAACCGATTAATAATGTGGTCGATGTAACCAACTTTGTATTACATGAATTGGGGCAACCATTACATGCTTTTGACTATGACACCATCGTGGATAAGTCACTTAGTGTTCAGCTATGCCCTTCAGCCACTCTATTTACAGGATTAGATGGTATAGAACGAAGATTAGCCGGTCATGAATTGATGATTTGCGATGGAGTAGGTCCCATAGCAATGGCTGGCATTTTAGGTGGAAATAGGACACGTATTACAGATACCACCCAACATATTTTTATAGAAAGTGGTTATTTTAATCCAGCTGCCATACGTCATGCCGCTCAGCACCATAACCTTAAAACAGATGCCTCTTTTCGATTTGAGCGTGGCACAGACCCCAACCTGCCCCTTTATGCATTAAAAAGAGCGGTACTATTGTTACAAGAGCTGCTCCCATCTGCACAAGCATGCCAAGTTATAGAATACTACCCAACCCCATTGGAGCACTTTACCATTCCTATTGCTTATGCAGATATTAACCGATGCTTAGGTACAACGATTGATCCAGTCCTTATTAAACAAATTATAACAGATTTAGAAATAGATATTGAAGCAGAAACCGATAAGGGTTTTACAGCCAAGGTACCACCCTACAGAGTAGATGTAACCAGAAAAGCTGATCTAGTTGAGGAAATTGCACGCATATATGGCTATGATCGCATACCCAACCGCTTAACTGCTCCTTACCTTTCTCCTGAAAATAAGCTCGACAAAACGTACAAGGTAGTAGAAGAAATTAGTAAAGTATTGGTAGCCAATGGCTATTATGAAATATACACAAATTCTTTAACCAAAGAGGCTTATGGAGCTATAGCACCTACGTACAAAGCAATCCCTATTTTGAACCCCCTGAGCGGATCTACCAATATATTGCGTCCTACGCTACTTTTTAGTGGTCTAGAAGTGATCGCCTACAACCTGGCACGTCGTCAGTATGACTTGAAATTATTTGAATGGGGTACCATCTATAGCCAAGACCATACATCCTATAAGGAAGAAAAAAGATTAGCCCTTTGGCTTACCGGTCAAATAGAATCTCCCAATTGGGTACGTCAACTGGGAGCTGTAACCCTACAAAATGTGCGGACTACCATAGAGCAACTTGTCCAAAAATTGGGCATTATGGCGCTATCTTATCGCCCAGCAACCCACCCATTCTACACGCAGGGTGTTCAAGGGTTATATAAAGGAGAAGTGGTCATGACTTTTGGCCAAGTTCAACCATCTATTATAGATGACTTTTCCCTTGAACAATCTGTTTTCTTTGCAGATATTAGTTGGAGTCATCTATTAAAAGCGAGCAGATTCGATAAAATTTATGAACCTATTTCTAAATTTCCTGCTGTTAAAAGAGATCTCTCTTTGATTGTAGATAAGGCTGTTTTATTCCAAAACATAAAAGAGCTCATTCTAAAACAGAGGCATAAACATATTCAAGAGATCCATCTTTTTGACGTCTACGAAGGGCCACATTTACCAGCAGATAAGAAGTCTTATGCGATTCGTTTTACCTTACAGGATAAAGAAAAAACACTAGATGACAAAAGGATTGACCAAATCATGCATCAGCTGATTCAAACTTTTGAAGGTGATTTAAATGGCATTATTAGACGATAA
- a CDS encoding malic enzyme-like NAD(P)-binding protein: MNKTVVTKEEVLAYHAKFPAGKIGTYVTKPLHTPRDIITAYTPGMGVICEEIAASAEKVYQYTNKGNLVAVISNGTAVLGYGAIGPLAAKPVMEAKAMILKKFAGVDAFDIEIDATTPQEVIQVIKALAPTFGALNLEDIKAPECFEIEETLMAQLDIPIMHDDQHATAIVAAAALLNALLIVNKDIAQAQIVFSGAGASAIATAKLLIALGANPAHIVMCDRKGVIRKDRDDLDPIKAPFATDRSVHTLHDAVVGSDVFIGLSSGNLLMSQSVERMAKDPIIFGLANPVPEISYRDVMAARPDVIFATGRGDYPNQVNNLLAFPYIFRGALDVRAAVINGAMQRAAVQAIQQLAQEEVPVDVRKYYGGTMHFGKEYLLPKPMDRRLLATVSVAVAQAAIDSGVARNVIHDWDGYSMQLLERIGAHN, from the coding sequence ATGAATAAAACAGTTGTTACTAAAGAAGAAGTTTTGGCCTATCACGCTAAATTTCCTGCTGGGAAAATAGGTACCTATGTTACCAAGCCACTCCATACACCTCGTGATATCATTACCGCTTATACCCCTGGCATGGGTGTTATTTGCGAAGAAATTGCTGCATCTGCGGAAAAGGTGTATCAATATACCAATAAGGGGAACTTGGTAGCTGTTATATCCAATGGTACAGCCGTATTAGGGTACGGTGCTATTGGCCCTTTAGCGGCCAAACCAGTTATGGAAGCCAAGGCAATGATCTTAAAAAAGTTTGCTGGCGTAGATGCTTTTGATATTGAAATTGATGCCACTACTCCGCAAGAGGTCATACAGGTCATTAAAGCATTAGCCCCTACCTTTGGTGCGCTGAACCTAGAAGACATTAAAGCACCTGAATGCTTCGAAATTGAAGAAACATTGATGGCTCAATTGGATATACCTATTATGCATGATGACCAGCATGCTACAGCTATTGTGGCAGCAGCTGCTTTATTAAATGCTTTATTAATCGTCAATAAGGATATTGCCCAGGCACAAATCGTCTTTAGTGGAGCTGGTGCAAGCGCAATCGCTACAGCCAAGCTGTTGATCGCCTTAGGTGCCAATCCGGCCCATATCGTTATGTGTGATCGAAAAGGGGTAATTCGTAAGGATAGAGATGACCTAGACCCTATTAAAGCACCCTTTGCCACAGACCGTTCTGTACATACCCTACATGATGCAGTGGTTGGGTCAGATGTTTTTATAGGCCTTTCTTCTGGTAACCTATTAATGAGTCAGAGTGTGGAACGAATGGCCAAAGATCCTATTATCTTTGGGTTAGCCAACCCTGTTCCAGAAATTTCTTATCGAGATGTTATGGCTGCTAGACCAGATGTAATCTTTGCCACAGGACGTGGTGATTACCCCAACCAAGTCAATAACTTACTGGCTTTTCCTTACATTTTTAGGGGGGCCTTAGACGTACGTGCTGCTGTCATCAATGGAGCAATGCAACGCGCTGCAGTACAAGCCATTCAACAACTGGCACAAGAAGAGGTACCCGTTGATGTGCGTAAATACTATGGGGGAACCATGCATTTTGGAAAAGAATACCTACTCCCTAAGCCGATGGATAGACGTTTGCTCGCTACCGTTTCTGTAGCCGTTGCGCAAGCTGCTATTGATTCTGGTGTAGCTAGAAATGTTATTCATGACTGGGATGGTTATAGCATGCAATTATTAGAACGCATAGGAGCGCACAATTAA
- a CDS encoding cell division protein ZapA, with the protein MEPLSIKIKISDRIYPMKVRPEDETFVRAASKILTERIKGYQQNLGIQDQQDLLAMVAFDCLVGYLKVQETQETDTTQLHKLMQTMDSWSDRMEQALE; encoded by the coding sequence ATGGAACCACTCTCTATAAAAATTAAAATTAGCGATCGCATCTATCCCATGAAGGTACGCCCAGAGGATGAAACCTTTGTAAGAGCAGCCAGTAAAATCTTAACAGAACGGATTAAAGGGTATCAACAAAATCTTGGCATTCAGGACCAACAAGATCTATTGGCTATGGTAGCATTTGATTGCCTAGTAGGCTATTTAAAAGTACAAGAAACGCAAGAAACAGATACAACCCAACTGCATAAGCTGATGCAAACAATGGATAGTTGGAGCGATCGCATGGAACAAGCATTGGAGTAG
- the rlmN gene encoding 23S rRNA (adenine(2503)-C(2))-methyltransferase RlmN, with protein MLNHSVNCLPKPSIYNLTEKELMLWLEERGEKPFRCSQIWKWLYQKRVNSFSEMSDLSLTTRSLLEDHFALASMVEDKVQYAKDGTIKCLLKLTDGNLIETVLMEHSYGLSICVTTQVGCNIGCTFCASGLLTKKRDLTAGEIVEQLLHMQKKLDISQKRISHIVVMGIGEPFDNYDHVLRFIRIVNHTQGLAIGARHITVSTSGLDRKIKAFAHEGLQVNLALSLHAANNVLRTQIMKLNKAIPIEKLMEAVDYYLAQTNRRVTFEYILLKDVNDSEIAAFELANLILARSQRHLIHVNLIPYNPVDELDHYKRSTPKAIRHFVATLRAQGIHAAVRAEHGTDIDAACGQLRSKHLQQASF; from the coding sequence ATGTTAAACCACTCAGTAAATTGTTTACCAAAGCCATCCATTTATAACTTAACCGAAAAAGAGCTAATGCTTTGGCTAGAAGAACGGGGTGAAAAGCCCTTCCGTTGTAGCCAAATTTGGAAATGGCTTTACCAAAAACGGGTCAATAGCTTTAGTGAAATGAGTGACCTCAGCTTAACAACTCGGTCGCTCTTAGAGGATCACTTTGCATTGGCCTCTATGGTAGAAGATAAGGTGCAATATGCAAAAGATGGTACCATCAAATGTTTGCTAAAATTAACGGATGGCAATTTAATTGAAACCGTTTTAATGGAACATAGCTATGGCCTATCCATTTGTGTCACTACACAAGTGGGCTGTAATATTGGCTGTACGTTTTGTGCCAGTGGTCTTTTGACCAAAAAAAGAGATTTAACGGCAGGCGAAATAGTAGAACAACTGCTCCATATGCAGAAAAAGTTGGATATCTCGCAAAAAAGAATTAGCCATATAGTAGTCATGGGTATTGGAGAACCATTTGACAACTATGATCATGTTTTACGCTTTATACGTATCGTTAACCATACCCAAGGGCTTGCAATTGGTGCACGGCATATTACCGTTTCTACCAGCGGCCTAGACCGCAAAATCAAAGCCTTTGCACATGAGGGACTACAGGTAAACCTTGCCCTTTCTTTACATGCAGCCAATAATGTACTACGTACACAAATCATGAAGCTCAATAAGGCCATTCCCATAGAAAAACTTATGGAAGCCGTTGATTACTATTTAGCGCAAACAAACAGACGCGTGACCTTTGAATACATTCTACTCAAAGATGTAAATGACTCAGAAATAGCTGCTTTTGAGCTAGCAAATTTAATTTTGGCACGTAGTCAACGTCATCTAATTCATGTCAACCTTATTCCCTATAACCCTGTAGATGAATTAGACCACTACAAACGGAGTACACCTAAAGCCATTCGCCATTTTGTGGCTACCCTGCGCGCACAGGGGATTCATGCAGCCGTTCGTGCAGAACATGGTACAGATATTGATGCCGCTTGTGGACAATTGCGCAGCAAACACTTACAACAGGCTTCATTTTGA
- a CDS encoding DUF3276 family protein, whose amino-acid sequence MELQRGLDEVYSKRVNAGKRVYFFDIKSTRGKDYYLTITESKKRAEMDGMAYEKHKIFLYKEDVNKFIRALNEVIDHLKTTLMADYAFDQFDRNAEEHSSK is encoded by the coding sequence GTGGAATTACAGAGAGGATTAGATGAGGTTTATTCCAAAAGGGTAAATGCAGGAAAAAGGGTTTATTTCTTTGATATAAAGTCAACCAGAGGTAAAGATTATTACCTAACCATCACAGAAAGTAAGAAAAGAGCAGAAATGGATGGCATGGCTTATGAAAAACATAAAATCTTCCTATATAAGGAAGATGTCAATAAGTTCATTCGTGCGCTTAATGAAGTAATTGATCACCTTAAAACGACCCTAATGGCTGACTATGCATTTGATCAATTTGATCGCAATGCAGAGGAGCATTCAAGCAAATAA
- a CDS encoding phosphoglycerate kinase, producing MIGIQGVSFKDKKVLIRVDFNVPITDEGVITDDWRIRRSLPTIQKVTQDRGIAILLSHFGRPKDGYERRYSLSRLLPVLSNLLQQPIRFASSCIGAAVQEQIGMLEPGHILLLENVRFHAEETLEDSNFARGLAALADVYINEAFGAIHRNHASTSLLPTYFKERYAGYLLQQEIAAIDRLFSKEEAPVVAIMGGSKLVDKAKPIEGLMRYVDHILIGGGLVLPFYHAGQAKQLVYTETEAIASRLFGVLRNSHCQLWLPTDVLTAPEMDKQAMLSTASLAHMPCNANIVDIGPAAQAHFAAQILQAKTILWAGPMGVFEWEQCVAGTVAIAQAIAQATAQGAYSIVGGGDTAAAVKQIGYENQVSYISTGGGALLAYIAADRKLPSLEALKE from the coding sequence ATGATTGGTATTCAAGGAGTTTCTTTTAAAGACAAAAAAGTACTCATACGGGTTGATTTTAATGTCCCTATAACAGACGAGGGTGTCATTACTGATGACTGGCGTATTCGAAGGAGTTTGCCAACGATTCAAAAAGTAACACAGGATCGAGGCATAGCCATTTTACTCTCTCATTTTGGAAGACCTAAAGATGGGTATGAACGACGTTATTCGCTAAGCAGACTCTTACCTGTATTATCTAATTTATTGCAACAACCTATTCGGTTTGCATCCAGTTGTATAGGCGCAGCGGTGCAAGAACAGATAGGCATGCTAGAACCAGGCCATATCTTATTACTGGAGAATGTTCGTTTCCATGCAGAAGAAACATTAGAGGATAGTAACTTTGCGCGGGGCTTGGCTGCATTGGCAGATGTCTATATCAATGAAGCCTTTGGAGCCATTCATAGAAATCATGCCTCTACTAGTTTATTGCCTACTTATTTTAAAGAACGTTATGCTGGCTATTTATTACAGCAAGAAATAGCGGCTATTGATAGGCTTTTTTCAAAGGAAGAAGCTCCTGTGGTTGCTATTATGGGCGGGAGTAAATTGGTAGATAAAGCCAAACCTATTGAAGGTTTAATGCGTTATGTAGACCATATATTGATTGGTGGAGGGCTTGTGTTGCCTTTTTACCATGCGGGGCAGGCTAAACAGCTGGTCTATACTGAAACAGAGGCAATTGCTAGCAGGTTGTTTGGCGTGTTGCGCAACAGCCACTGTCAATTATGGTTGCCTACAGATGTCTTAACTGCCCCTGAAATGGATAAGCAGGCTATGCTATCTACCGCATCACTTGCGCATATGCCATGTAACGCCAATATTGTAGATATTGGGCCAGCCGCGCAAGCCCACTTTGCTGCACAGATCCTACAGGCTAAGACCATCTTATGGGCCGGTCCTATGGGCGTATTTGAGTGGGAGCAGTGTGTTGCTGGTACTGTGGCTATTGCACAGGCCATTGCACAAGCTACTGCGCAGGGTGCCTACAGCATAGTGGGAGGGGGAGATACCGCTGCTGCTGTTAAGCAAATAGGATATGAAAATCAGGTTTCCTATATTTCCACAGGAGGAGGAGCGTTGCTGGCCTATATTGCAGCAGATAGAAAACTACCAAGTTTAGAGGCACTTAAGGAATAG
- the greA gene encoding transcription elongation factor GreA, whose translation MTYYTEEGLERMKKELSWLKSEGRIRVANDLAEAHKKGDLSENAEYDAARDAQGLLEAKIAALETLVANARVLKESEIDLSRVSILSKTRVRNKKTGTESVFMLVSQGEADLKQGKISVDSPMGKGLLGKKVSEVAQVNTPSGIIELEILKIGLDL comes from the coding sequence ATGACCTATTATACAGAAGAAGGGCTAGAGCGCATGAAGAAAGAACTCAGTTGGTTAAAAAGCGAAGGACGTATTCGAGTAGCCAATGATCTGGCAGAAGCGCATAAAAAAGGGGATTTAAGTGAAAATGCGGAATACGATGCCGCAAGGGATGCGCAAGGCTTGTTAGAAGCAAAGATTGCTGCCTTAGAAACTTTAGTAGCTAATGCTAGAGTATTAAAGGAAAGTGAAATTGACTTATCTCGGGTTTCCATTCTTTCTAAAACGCGCGTTAGGAATAAAAAAACAGGTACAGAATCTGTTTTCATGCTTGTCTCACAAGGAGAAGCCGACTTAAAGCAGGGTAAAATATCTGTTGACTCCCCTATGGGCAAGGGATTATTAGGCAAAAAGGTATCAGAGGTTGCGCAAGTAAATACCCCATCTGGTATCATTGAACTGGAAATTTTAAAAATCGGGTTAGATCTTTGA